One Manduca sexta isolate Smith_Timp_Sample1 chromosome 28, JHU_Msex_v1.0, whole genome shotgun sequence DNA window includes the following coding sequences:
- the LOC115452765 gene encoding acetylcholinesterase: MTCMRKYFYLLLAAVVLSGTLIGLVINSVIKWNSVDPVIRTKLGNIRGLKAGNGDYSMYLGVPYATVDMKNPFGRSIPFPKFEGVFDANDDSVMCPQIEDYNHTLTGSLDCLYLNIYVPNVASIQNPLPVLIYIPGGRNERPTTDNI, from the exons ATGACGTgcatgagaaaatatttttaccttttgcTGGCAGCAGTGGTATTGTCTGGAACACTAATTGGgttagttataaatagtgttatAAAGTGGAATTCAGTCGATCCTGTCATAAGAACTAAGTTGGGTAATATAAGAGGTTTAAAAGCTGGTAATGGTGACTATTCTATGTATTTGGGCGTGCCTTATGCGACGGTGGACATGAAAAACCCTTTTGGT CGGTCCATTCCATTCCCTAAATTTGAAGGAGTGTTCGACGCCAACGACGATAGCGTGATGTGCCCGCAAATAGAAGATTACAACCACACACTAACTGGATCGCTGGATTGCCTTTATTTAAACATCTACGTACCAAACGTGGCGTCAATACAAAATCCTCTGCCCGTACTAATCTATATCCCGGGCGGACGTAATGAG agaCCCACAACCGACAACATCTGA
- the LOC115450466 gene encoding xaa-Pro aminopeptidase 3 has translation MHNFRKLLTCVATKERKLLRPLLISGRSSSSMGHPPGEVQRPQFTIPKGILGQATCHTHPHLIQQDHLTCGITQMEYKERRETLVSRLAAEVENMHKSHIIVIPAACKQYMSDKIPYVFRQNSDFFYLTGCLEPSAILVMVKPAQTDSFKSILFVNEKDSHAELWEGPRTGCSAATRLFAVDEARPVESFGSFINKITTSSKPSVLWYHNDAPANPEIHQTVRSVLRPDGQVTLADPQRTIHFMRVIKSPAEVELMKETCYIGSQSVNMAMACTKPGVSEHVLNAVLEYSCKQAGAEQLAFPPVVAGGARATHIHYVTNNQLLRAGEMVLIDSGSQRWLYNSDISRTWPVSGQFSKYHKILYELVLNVQKRLIELLGEHRPPLDQLFDSMCRLLGIHLQQEGILPKNIDSHDLIGKAYRLCPHHVSHYLGLDVHDSPLVRRNVPVATNMVVTVEPGIYIRPDDTSVPAEFRGVGIRVEDDVLITDGEPLVLTEACAKEVRDIEAIVGKQAM, from the exons ATGCATAATTTCAGGAAACTACTAACCTGTGTAG CCACTAAAGAAAGGAAACTTCTTCGCCCACTCCTCATCAGTGGTCGGTCTTCATCATCAATGGGCCACCCTCCCGGAGAGGTCCAGCGGCCGCAGTTCACCATACCCAAGGGCATACTGGGACAAGCTACGTGCCACACACACCCACACCTCATACAACAAGACCATTTGACCTGTGGGATTACTCAGATGGAGTACAAGGAACGAAGAGAGACGTTGGTCAGCCGGTTAGCTGCTGAAGTTGAGAACATGCACAAAAGTCATATT ATAGTAATTCCAGCAGCTTGCAAACAATACATGTCAGACAAAATTCCGTATGTATTCAGACAGAACTCGGACTTCTTTTACTTGACAGGATGTCTAGAGCCCTCTGCCATATTGGTCATGGTGAAACCAGCACAAACTGATAGTTTTAAG AGTATATTATTCGTAAATGAAAAGGACAGCCATGCTGAGCTGTGGGAAGGCCCACGGACGGGTTGCTCGGCTGCCACAAGGCTGTTCGCGGTGGACGAGGCGCGACCCGTCGAAAGCTTCGGCAGCTTCATCAACAA AATAACAACATCATCGAAGCCATCAGTGCTGTGGTACCACAACGATGCGCCGGCGAATCCAGAGATCCACCAGACTGTCCGGTCGGTGCTGCGGCCAGACGGTCAAGTGACACTAGCAGACCCACAGCGGACTATCCACTTCATGAGAGTCATCAAGTCACCCGCTGAAGTTGAACTCATGAAGGAAACTTGCTACATTGGCTCTCAGAGTGTCAATATGGCTATGGCGTGTACTAAACCAG GTGTATCGGAGCACGTGCTGAACGCGGTGCTGGAGTACAGCTGCAAGCAGGCGGGCGCGGAGCAGCTCGCGTTCCCGCCCGtggtggcgggcggcgcgcgcgccacGCACATACACTACGTCACCAACAACCAGCTGCTCAGGGCGGGGGAGATGGTGCTCATTGATTCAG GTAGTCAGCGATGGTTGTACAACTCGGACATATCGCGCACGTGGCCCGTCTCGGGGCAGTTCTCCAAGTATCACAAGATACTGTACGAGCTGGTGTTAAACGTACAG AAACGCCTAATAGAACTTCTGGGCGAGCACCGTCCGCCGCTGGATCAGCTGTTCGACAGCATGTGCCGCCTGCTCGGCATCCACCTGCAGCAGGAGGGCATCCTGCCCAAGAACATCGACTCGCACGACCTTATCGGG AAAGCGTACCGCCTGTGTCCGCACCACGTGTCGCACTACCTCGGGCTGGACGTGCACGACTCGCCGCTCGTGCGCCGCAACGTGCCCGTCGCCACCAACATGGTCGTCACCGTCGAGCCGG GAATCTACATTCGGCCTGACGACACGTCAGTTCCGGCGGAGTTCCGCGGCGTCGGCATCAGGGTTGAAGACGACGTGCTCATCACGGATGGAGAGCCTCTAGTTCTCACAGAGGCCTGTGCGAAGGAAGTCAGGGATATTGAAGCGATAGTCGGCAAGCAGGCGATGTGA
- the LOC115454981 gene encoding amidophosphoribosyltransferase-like codes for MNGCAKNGMDDKPEGWVVSSESCGFLSIGARYVREVLPGEIVEMSRHGIRTVDVVERPHGKHQAFCIFEYVYFARADSMFEGQMVYSARMQCGRMLARESPVDADIVSSVPESGTAAAHGYARQSGIPFMEVLCKNRYVGRTFIQPSTRLRQLGVAKKFGALSENVKGKRIVLIDDSIVRGNTIGPIIKLLRDAGAAEVHIRIASPPLKYPCYMGINIPTREELIANKMDSFKLAEHVGADSLEYLSVEGLVSAVHYNMKTTPSDGVGGHCTACLTGDYPGGLPDVDW; via the exons ATGAACGGCTGCGCGAAGAACGGCATGGACGACAAACCTGAAGGTTGGGTCGTTTCCTCTGAATCTTGCGGTTTTCTTTCTATTG GCGCGCGGTACGTGCGCGAGGTGTTGCCGGGCGAGATCGTGGAGATGTCGCGGCACGGCATCCGCACCGTGGACGTGGTGGAGCGGCCCCACGGCAAGCACCAGGCCTTCTGCATCTTCGAGTACGTGTACTTCGCACGGGCGGACAGTATGTTCGAAG GTCAGATGGTGTACTCGGCGCGCATGCAGTGCGGGCGCATGCTGGCGCGCGAGTCTCCCGTGGACGCCGACATCGTGTCCTCCGTGCCGGAGTCCGGCACCGCCGCTGCGCACGGATACGCGAGACAG TCGGGCATTCCGTTCATGGAGGTGTTGTGCAAGAACCGGTACGTGGGCCGCACGTTCATCCAGCCGTCGACGCGCCTGCGCCAGCTCGGCGTGGCGAAGAAGTTCGGCGCGCTGTCCGAGAACGTGAAGGGCAAGCGCATCGTGCTCATCGACGACTCCATCGTGCGCGGCAACACCATCGGACCCATCATCAAGCTGCTGCGCGACGCCGGCGCCGCCGAG GTACACATAAGGATAGCATCGCCGCCGCTCAAGTACCCTTGCTACATGGGCATCAACATACCCACCAGGGAGGAGCTCATCGCCAATAAGATGGACTCGTTTAAACTGGCCGAGCACGTCG GCGCGGACAGTCTGGAGTACTTATCCGTGGAAGGTTTGGTGAGCGCGGTGCACTACAACATGAAGACGACGCCGTCCGACGGCGTGGGGGGACACTGCACCGCCTGCCTCACCGGCGACTACCCCGGCGGGCTGCCCGACGTCGACTGGTGA